TAATAGGAAGTAGCGTCGCATAAGACTTTATCAATATATGCCAGTTAAGGTTGGCATTTTAGGACTGTTATAGTGGTTCACTGCTTTTTGTTATTAATTTGTTATGGTATAGATTAAAGGAAATCTTACAATTTCGCACTAGACTAGCAGACCAAGCCTCTGTTAGTCTAGTTAAATGACTATGTTAACTATTTTCCCGCCCATTACTCCTTATGCGACCTGGCATCTGCCAGTTACGCCTCCTCACGAACTTTATATTGAAGAATGTGGTAATCCTGTCGGTTTGCCGGTGCTGTTTTTGCATGGTGGCCCGGGTTTAGGCTTTACTGAAGACAGCCGCTCTTGGTTTGATCCAGAGCGTTACCGCATTATTCTTTTCGATCAACGCGGCGTAGGGCGTTCTTCACCGCATGCAGAATTACTTCACAATAACACGCAGGCCTTGGTGGAGGATATAGAGGCCATCCGAAAAAAACTGGGCATAAAGCGCTGGGTGATATTTGGTGCGGATTGGGGCGCCACATTAGGTTTGGTCTATGCACAAACCTGGCCGCAGCATGTCATGGCAATGATTGTGGGTGCGCCGTTATTAGGTGATAAAGAAGATAGAGAATGGTTATATAGCGCAGGCGGTGTAGGGCGGATTTTTCCTGATTATTGGGAAGATTTTATGGCGCCTATTCCTAAAGCACAGCACCATCATGCCATTTATGAATACCACGAGCTATTAACCAGTGAAAACGAAATAGAAGCCACGCGTGCGGCGGAAGCCTGGGCTGAATGGGGTGCGCGCTGTGCAAGACTAGTATTTGATTCTGCCTATGTAGCCAAACAGACTACCCCATACAAGGCGGTGGCTTTGGCGCGTCTTGAATGTCATTATGTAATTAACAATTATTTTTTAGAGCCGGGTCAGATTCTACGCAATATGCTAAAAATCCAGGATATTCCCGCCCTCTTGATCCACGGTCGTTATGATATGATTTCCCCCTTGAAAAATTCTTGGGATTTGCATAAGTCATGGCCGCGTTCTGAGCTGTATATTGTTCCAGAATCAGGACATTCTGCGAGCGAGCCTGGGATGACGCACGCCTATATTTTAGCTACAGAAAAATTAGCGGCGTTGTTGGGGTGATTTTTTTGTGCTAATTCTTCTTTTTTATAAATTTCATATGCAGCCTTAAAGGTAAATTTTATGCGATTTAGCATCCTATCTAAAAATATAATGACTACTCTGGTATTAGCAGCAACTTTATTGACTGCCGGGTGTACTTACAACCGTGCAAACCCACAAGACCCTTATGAATCTTATAACCGTAAAGTATTTAAATTTAACCGTGGCGTCGATAAAGTAATATATCGACCAGTAGCCAAAGTCTATTCCGTAGTACTACCTAAATTTGCCCGCACCGGGGTCAGTAATTTCATGAGCAACGTCGGTGAAGTAGGTCGATTTGGTAATAATATTTTACAGGCTAATTTTCCTTGGGCTTTTACCACTTTGAGTCGTTTTGTGATTAATAGCACCTTGGGATTAGCCGGCTTGATCGATGTGGCAACCAGTATGGGTATTGAAAAACATTCACAGGATTTTGGTCTGACATTGGCAAAATGGGGAGACAGAGATTCTATTTATCTGATGCTACCTTTCCTGCCGCCTAGCACGGTGCGAGATACCATTGGCCTGGGTGGAGATTATGTTATGTCACCCTGGACTTATGTCAGACCCAATTGGATTGGTTGGACGGCTTATGGTGTGATCGTCACGGATAGACGCGCTTCTTACTTGGATACTGATAAGTTGGTGGATGAAGCCTTTGATCCTTATCTTTTTGTGCGTGATGCTTATTTGCAGGGTCGTAAGGCGCAGATTCAGAAAGTGCTGCATCCACATGCGGATCATGCTTCTAGTGGTGAAATTTCTGAAGAACCGCCGCAGGATACTGAAGGCGCTCATGAAACTCAGGGTAAAATTCAGCCA
This Gammaproteobacteria bacterium DNA region includes the following protein-coding sequences:
- the pip gene encoding prolyl aminopeptidase, producing the protein MLTIFPPITPYATWHLPVTPPHELYIEECGNPVGLPVLFLHGGPGLGFTEDSRSWFDPERYRIILFDQRGVGRSSPHAELLHNNTQALVEDIEAIRKKLGIKRWVIFGADWGATLGLVYAQTWPQHVMAMIVGAPLLGDKEDREWLYSAGGVGRIFPDYWEDFMAPIPKAQHHHAIYEYHELLTSENEIEATRAAEAWAEWGARCARLVFDSAYVAKQTTPYKAVALARLECHYVINNYFLEPGQILRNMLKIQDIPALLIHGRYDMISPLKNSWDLHKSWPRSELYIVPESGHSASEPGMTHAYILATEKLAALLG
- a CDS encoding VacJ family lipoprotein → MRFSILSKNIMTTLVLAATLLTAGCTYNRANPQDPYESYNRKVFKFNRGVDKVIYRPVAKVYSVVLPKFARTGVSNFMSNVGEVGRFGNNILQANFPWAFTTLSRFVINSTLGLAGLIDVATSMGIEKHSQDFGLTLAKWGDRDSIYLMLPFLPPSTVRDTIGLGGDYVMSPWTYVRPNWIGWTAYGVIVTDRRASYLDTDKLVDEAFDPYLFVRDAYLQGRKAQIQKVLHPHADHASSGEISEEPPQDTEGAHETQGKIQPRG